The DNA segment CGCCGTAGGTGCGCGACGGCGTCTCTTGATGGATGCGCCAGGCGTCCTCTTCGGTGATGAGTCCCTCCTCGAAGTACCGGCGCGTGAACCGCGGCACCGACTTCGGCCCGATGACCGCGCCGGGCCGGGAGTTCTCGTCCATGTAGTCGCTCTCCATCGTGAACCGCCGGCCCGACCGGGCGAGCGCGGGGATCTCCTCGTGCCGCGCGATGAACGAGGGCATCAGGGGTGTGTCGGGCGTCGCGAAGTGCTTGACGACCTTCTCAACCGGGATACCGGCCCGCCGTGCCATCTCAACGACGTCGGTGCACGGCCCGCTCTCGGCGTGGAGCTGGACGGCGCAGCCGCAGTCGGCCCCGAGTTCGAGGGCGTGGAAGAGGACTGCGTTCGAGGCGGCAAGCACCTCCGGCGCGACCTCGTAGTGGGGCCGCCCGCTCTTGAGGGCGACGGCCTGTCCGCCCTCGACGTAGCGGGCGGCGAGGTCGAGCCCGGCCGTCATCACGCCGGCGGCCGCTTCAAGGCTCATCCGCGCCGTAAGCCGGCCTATCTCCGCGGGGTGGACGCCGAGGACCGGGTAGACGACGAGTCCGGTCTCCCGGACCATCTCCGCCACCCGGAGCGTCGCTTCAAAGACCTCGCGGTAGTCTTCTCCGGTGGACGGCTCGAC comes from the Methanoculleus marisnigri JR1 genome and includes:
- a CDS encoding TatD family hydrolase; this encodes MKPPAIPITDDHIHIDPVNGRGIEAAKDFRRSGGTHIFLVSKPSWSLSVEPSTGEDYREVFEATLRVAEMVRETGLVVYPVLGVHPAEIGRLTARMSLEAAAGVMTAGLDLAARYVEGGQAVALKSGRPHYEVAPEVLAASNAVLFHALELGADCGCAVQLHAESGPCTDVVEMARRAGIPVEKVVKHFATPDTPLMPSFIARHEEIPALARSGRRFTMESDYMDENSRPGAVIGPKSVPRFTRRYFEEGLITEEDAWRIHQETPSRTYGVDIALP